The Lachnospiraceae bacterium oral taxon 500 genome window below encodes:
- a CDS encoding fructose-bisphosphate aldolase → MLTSLKPLLELAIKYNFAYGAFNVNSVAQVEGAIRMHEIFRSPALLQGAELANAFMGGRTDFMNGTLEEKKAGMKNLVEAVRRYGEDSPVPVVLHLDHGQTFESCQAAIDAGYTSVMIDGSSKPFEENMELTREVVKYAHARGVSVEGELGVLAGEEDHVFSENSTYTHPLDAVRFVKATEVDALAISYGTSHGAVKGKNVKLRKEIAIAVNECLAHERLFCGLVSHGSSNVPAEVVAEINALGGQIGESHGIPIPQLKEVIQIGGIRKINVDTDIRLATTRNIRELFRRRPELLAVAELAEIHRLLLEKPAAFDPRAYLTPVMDMVMSGRVPGAEMQSLAEAIKDAVMEVTGKMIVEFGSYHMAPLVKARSLAELKAEYGAAR, encoded by the coding sequence CCCAGGTGGAAGGGGCGATTCGGATGCATGAAATATTCCGCAGTCCGGCCTTGCTGCAAGGCGCAGAACTGGCCAATGCTTTTATGGGCGGGCGAACTGACTTTATGAACGGTACTTTAGAGGAAAAAAAGGCCGGGATGAAAAATCTGGTGGAGGCCGTCCGCCGGTACGGAGAAGATTCGCCGGTGCCGGTGGTTTTGCACTTAGACCACGGCCAGACCTTTGAATCCTGTCAGGCGGCGATTGACGCCGGTTATACTTCCGTGATGATTGACGGCAGCAGTAAGCCGTTTGAGGAAAATATGGAATTGACCCGGGAAGTGGTTAAATATGCGCATGCCCGGGGAGTCAGCGTCGAAGGAGAGCTGGGGGTGCTGGCCGGGGAGGAGGATCATGTTTTTTCCGAGAATTCGACCTATACTCATCCCTTAGATGCCGTCCGTTTTGTTAAGGCCACCGAAGTCGATGCGTTAGCCATCAGCTACGGCACCTCGCATGGGGCGGTCAAGGGCAAGAACGTGAAGCTGCGTAAGGAAATCGCCATTGCCGTGAATGAATGTCTGGCACATGAGCGTTTATTTTGCGGTTTGGTTTCGCATGGCTCGTCCAATGTGCCGGCCGAAGTGGTTGCGGAAATTAATGCTTTGGGCGGTCAAATCGGCGAGAGCCACGGCATTCCGATTCCGCAGTTAAAAGAGGTCATTCAAATCGGCGGGATTCGGAAAATTAATGTCGATACCGATATTCGTTTGGCGACAACCCGTAATATCAGAGAATTGTTCCGCCGCCGGCCCGAACTTTTGGCTGTTGCGGAATTGGCCGAGATTCATAGGCTGCTTCTGGAAAAACCGGCTGCGTTTGACCCCCGCGCCTATCTGACGCCGGTGATGGATATGGTCATGTCCGGCCGCGTGCCGGGAGCAGAGATGCAAAGTCTGGCGGAAGCAATAAAAGACGCGGTCATGGAAGTGACCGGCAAGATGATCGTGGAATTTGGCAGTTACCATATGGCACCGTTGGTCAAGGCCAGAAGTCTGGCGGAGCTGAAAGCGGAATACGGAGCGGCCAGATAA
- a CDS encoding MarR family transcriptional regulator translates to MKVEGGYLIGRAKFLSGRKLNKLFSEYGLTEFNGEQGKILFCLWKKDGVSSTDISLGTGLAINTLTNMLDKMESVDLIYRKQSDTDKRKKYVFLTEKGRSLEIKSKIATDKMDEIFYKGFSTKEIETFENMLRKIISNLEEEDDK, encoded by the coding sequence ATGAAAGTAGAAGGCGGATATTTAATCGGCAGGGCCAAATTTCTTAGCGGAAGAAAGCTAAATAAACTGTTTTCTGAATATGGGCTTACGGAATTTAATGGGGAGCAAGGCAAAATATTATTCTGCTTGTGGAAAAAAGACGGTGTCAGCAGTACGGACATCTCCTTAGGTACAGGGCTGGCAATCAATACTTTGACCAATATGCTTGACAAGATGGAAAGTGTGGATTTAATTTACCGAAAGCAGAGTGATACGGATAAAAGAAAAAAATATGTGTTTCTAACAGAGAAAGGAAGATCATTAGAAATCAAGTCTAAAATAGCAACGGATAAAATGGATGAGATTTTCTATAAGGGTTTTTCAACAAAAGAGATAGAAACATTTGAAAATATGTTAAGAAAGATCATTTCTAATTTGGAGGAAGAAGATGATAAATAG
- a CDS encoding triose-phosphate isomerase, producing the protein MKKIYLNLKRFDVPAASGGINRLAPIESWAREIINRTQDALARYDGQAEFTMFFPEAHLLLAKAASNGRIHIGSQGVFRADIGAGGNFGAFTTNLPATAARELGADTALIGHSEERNDKIGAYMLGGGDRGAVNAQLNMEVKAALKAGLKVVYCIGEREDELECWENVLRIQLNIGLMDVDPKRVTIAYEPIWAIGPGKTPPDKAYIQKIARYVNDHTGGVEMVYGGGLKKENAGMLAQIPEISGGLIALTNFGENFGFTPEGYLEIVETYLQQGKEEKNEA; encoded by the coding sequence ATGAAGAAAATTTATTTAAACTTAAAACGGTTTGATGTACCGGCAGCCAGCGGCGGAATTAACCGGCTGGCGCCGATTGAAAGTTGGGCGCGGGAGATTATTAACCGGACGCAGGACGCTTTGGCCCGGTATGACGGTCAGGCGGAGTTTACTATGTTTTTCCCGGAGGCACATCTGCTGCTGGCGAAAGCGGCCAGCAACGGCCGAATTCATATCGGCAGTCAGGGCGTGTTTCGGGCGGATATCGGAGCGGGCGGCAATTTCGGCGCTTTTACCACCAATTTGCCGGCTACGGCGGCGCGGGAGTTGGGTGCCGATACGGCTCTGATCGGGCACAGTGAGGAGCGGAATGATAAGATCGGTGCTTATATGTTGGGCGGCGGTGACCGGGGAGCGGTGAATGCGCAGTTGAATATGGAGGTTAAAGCTGCTTTAAAGGCCGGACTGAAAGTGGTTTACTGTATCGGGGAACGAGAGGATGAACTGGAATGCTGGGAGAATGTGCTGCGGATCCAGCTCAATATCGGCCTGATGGATGTTGATCCGAAACGGGTGACGATAGCCTATGAGCCGATTTGGGCGATTGGGCCGGGCAAAACCCCGCCGGATAAGGCATATATTCAAAAGATTGCCCGTTATGTCAATGATCATACCGGCGGTGTGGAGATGGTTTACGGCGGCGGATTAAAGAAGGAGAATGCCGGTATGCTCGCTCAGATTCCGGAGATTTCCGGCGGGCTGATTGCACTGACCAACTTCGGCGAAAACTTCGGCTTTACGCCGGAAGGCTATCTGGAGATTGTCGAAACCTATTTGCAGCAGGGAAAGGAAGAAAAAAATGAGGCTTGA